GTCGCGTGCTGGGCATCGTCTCGCGCGGGGGCTCCATCCTGGCCCGCTGGATGCGCAAGAACGGCAAGGAAAACCCCCTGCTGGAACAGTATGACCGCATCCTTGAAATCGCCCGCAGGCACAACGTCACCCTGTCGCTGGGCGACGGCCTGCGCCCCGGCGCCGGGGCCGACGCGGGCGACGCCGCCCAGTGGGAAGAAGTGATGATGCTGGGGCGCCTGGCCAAGGCTGGCCTGGCCGAAGGCGTGCAGTGCATGATCGAGGGCCCCGGCCACGTGCCCATGCACGAGGTGGAGGCGCAGATCGTCGGCATCAAGAAGCTGACCAACAACGCCCCGCTGTACGTGCTGGGCCCGCTGACCATCGACAGCTCGCCGGGCTACGACCACATCGCCGGTGCCATCGGCGGTGCCATCGGCGTGCGCGCCGGGGTGGACTTTTTGTGCTACCTCACCCCCGCCGAACACCTCACCCTGCCCACCATCGAGGACGTGAAGGCCGGTGTCATGGCTTCGCGCATCGCCGCGCAGGCGGGCGAAGTGGCCCTTGGCCGCCGCCACGCGCTGGAGCGCGAGGCAGGCATGTCGCAGGCCCGCATGGCCCTTGACTGGGACGGCATGAAGCGTTGCGCGCTGGACCCGGAAATGGTGGACGCCCGCCGTGGCGAACACCGCAACGAGGAAGAATGCGCCATGTGCGGCAAGTTCTGCGCCGTGAAGATGCTGCGCGACGACCCGCAGGGCACGCTGTAGCAGCGCGCCGCGCCGCCTGATCTCGCGGACCCCACGGAACGCTCGGACAGCCGGGCTGGTCTGGCAGGGCTAGCTGGTCTGGGCCGGGTTGGGCCGGGTTGGGCCGGGTTGGGCCGGGTTGGGCCGGTCGGCGGCGGACGGAATCCGGAAACGGGAGGGATGCCGACATCCTTCCCGTTTTCTTGTTTGGCGGTGCCCGCCTTGAGTGATGCGGCGGCCCGCGTTACACCGTGGGCGCTTTCACCACGTTGGTGGGCGCACCGGCCAGGAAGGCGCGGATGTTGCCCGCCGTGACGCGCATCAGGGTCTGCCGCGCGGTCAGGGTGGCCCAGGCCAGATGCGGGGTGATCAGGCAGTTCTTGGCCGTCAGCAGCGGGTTGTCCGGCCGGATGGGCTCCACCGCCACCACGTCCACGCCAAGGCCGCCCAGGTGGTTGTCGTTGAGGGCGGCGGCCACGGCGGCCTCGTCCAGCAGGGGGCCGCGCGCGGTGTTGATGAGGATGGCGCCCTGCTTCATGGAGGCCAGACGCACCCGGTTGACCATGCCGCGCGTGGCGTCGGTGAGCGGACAGTGCAGGGTGACCACGTCGGAGCGGGCGAAAAGTTCGTCAAGGGACACGTAGGCGAAGGGCTCGTACCCCGGCATGGTGCGGGTGTTGGGCGAGTAGGCCAGCACCTTCATGCCGAAGGCGTTGGCGATCTGCCCCACGCGCTTGCCCATGTTGCCGAAGCCCACGATGCCCATGGTCTTGCCGGTCAGTTCTATCTGGGTGGTTTCCCAGAAACACCAGTCCTTGTTGGCGCTCCAGTTGCCCACCTTCACGCTGGCGTCGTGCCGGGCGATGCGGCGGCACAGTTCCAGCAGAAAGGCGAAGACGTGCTGGGCCACGGCCTCGGTGCCGTACCCGGGCACGTTGCATACCGGGATGGAGCGCGCGGCGGCGGCGCGGATGTCCACCACGTCGTACCCCGTGGCCAGCACCCCGATGTAGGCAAGGTCGGGCAGTGCCGCGATGGTGTCGGCATCCAGCGGGGTCTTGTTGGTCAACACCATGTGCGCGCCCGCCGCACGTTCGCGTATGGCCTCGCGCGGGGTGCGGTCGTGCACGGTCAGTTCGCCAAGCGCGGCAACGGCATCCCACGGGTTGTCGCCGGGGTTCAGGGTGTAGCCGTCCAGTACGACGATACGCATGGCTGTACTCCGAAAAGGTTTTTCTGTTGCCACAGGGCGTTGTGTCCAGTAAACCGAAACGTAACCGTCGGAATTCTACGTGAGTCCGCTGCCGGGGTAAAGCCCGCGCCGCGTCCGGGGGTACCAGCCGCATACGGGACCGTGGACCATGTGCAAGGCGCAAGCCGGGTTGACCTATCAACAGTTCTGTGTGGCCGTGGCGTGCACGGTTCTTCTGCTATTGGCCGCGTGGCCGGATTTTGCGGCCCGGGCGGAGCGGGGGGGGGCACAGGGTGCCTTGGCCTCCGGACCGACCTGTGGCCCGATAGGCAACTCGATAGGCACTTCGTTCACCAATCCCGCCCGCCCTGCTCATGCCGCCCATCCTGCGGCAGTCCCTGATTCCCGGAGTTCCGGGGCAGGAACGAACCCTGCCGTCCCCGCTCCTGTCAGGGCCGCCGCTTCCGATGGTCCTTCCCGCATTGCCGCCACCCGGACGTCGGGCTTCCCCACCGGTAGTCTGGTGGCCCAGGATTCCCGCTCTGCCGGGGTGCCCGCCACCGCCGCCGCTCCTTTCGCTTCCACGGGTGAGACCGAGGTGCCTGCCAGCGTGCCTTCAGGTGTTCCTTCCGGTTCGCACCCGCCCCGTTCGACGGATGCCAGTCCCGCAGATGCCAAACCGCCAGCGGACAGTCCGGCAGGGGGCGAACTGGCCCCCGGCGAACCGGTGCGCCTGGGCATGTCCGCTCCCTTCAGCGGCCCCGGCGTGTCGCTGGGGCGCGAATTCCATCGCGGCGCGGCCAGTTGCCTAGCCCGGGTCAACGCGGCTGGCGGGGTACATGGCAGGCGGGTGGAAATCGTGGCCATGGACGATGGCTACGACCCGGACCGCACAGTGCGGAACGTCATCCGGCTCATCGAGGAAGAGCGGGTTTTCGCGCTGTTCGGCCTGGTGGGCACCCCCACGGTCACGCGGGTGCTGCCGCTGCTTGGCGGCCACCCGGAGCGCACGGTGCCGCTGCTGTTCCCCTTCACCGGGGCGCGGCCCCTGTCCCTGCCGCGCCACGAGGGGCTGGTGTTTCGTCTGCGGGCCTCGTATGACGCCGAATTTTCCGAACTGGTGGACCGCCTGCACGAGGCGGGGTGCACCCGCATCGCCGTCTTCTACCAGGCCGACGCCTATGGCCGCGAAGGCTGGGCCGACCTGCGTGACGCACTGGCCCGCCGCCGCCTGCCCCTGGCGGCGGAGGCCTCCTACCCGCGCGGGTCGGGAAGCGACGCCGACTTCACCGAACAGGCGGGGCTGATCCTGCAAGGCACGCCAGACGCCGTGGTCTGCGTGGGTACCGACGCCACGTGCGCGGCCTTCATCCGGGATTTGCGCGATTTTCCGGCCGCACGGGGCGCGAAGCAGCAGGCGGGCCAGCCTTCCCCCCAGCTCTCCGGCGAGGACGGGCCCGTCATCCCCGTGGCCATGCCGTCGTTCGTGGACAGCCGCCAGTTGGTGGAACAGCTGGTCGCCATGGGACGCTCCGCACGGCGTGACTACACGCACGATCTCGTGCTGACGGAAGTGGTGTCTCCATGGACCGGCAGCCTGCCCGCGGCCATGGACTATCGCCGTGATTTCAAGGAAATGGCGGATGCCCCCGACGTGCTGGACATTCCCGGTAACGACGCGGCCCCGTCGTCGGCACCGGGCGAGGTGAGCTTCGAGGGGTACCTGGCCGCGCGGCTGCTGGTGCGGGCGCTGGAACGCATGGGGCCGCACCCGTCGTCCGCAGGACTTCACGAGGCCCTGGCCGGGCTTGACGGCCACGACCTGGGCGTAGGCCAGCCGTACCGCTACACTCCAACCGAACAGGGCCTGGGGCTGGTGCGCTTCGCCACCGTGCGCGGCGGCGTGCCGGTGGACCTGCGCGACTTTTCGGAGTGGCGGCGATGAGGCGTTCGCGCCTGTTCGGGCGCACCCTGCGGGGGCTCATCGTGCTGTTCGGGGTATACGCCGCCGTCACGTCCATCTATTCCGGCTGGACCCTGCACACCCTGCTGACCCGTGAATACGAAAGCAAGGCGCTGGCCATCGCCCGCGCCATCGCCGGGGCGGACCTGGAAAGCCTGATCGGGCGCGACGTGACCACCGTGCAGTCGCGCATCGACCAGTTTCTGGGCATCGACGGGGTATCCTACGTGCTGGTGGCGGACGGCCGGGGCGAAACCGTGGCCCACACCTTCGTGCCCGTGGTGCCGGAGCCGGTGCGCGAACTGGTGGCCTCGCTGGCGGGTGCGCGCATGAACGAGGTCACCGTGCTGCGCGACCGGCTGTCCCTGCCCCGCACCCAGAACGGTGCGGCGGGCGGGGGCGGGCGCGAGGTGATGCACGTGACCATGCCGGTCTTTGCCGGCGTGGGCGGCTTTGTCCACATCGGCATGGACCGGGGGCGCATCAGCGACTACATCGATGGCGCCATCCTGCGCCAGCAAGGGCTGGGGCTGGCCTTCTTCGCCACGTGCGTCGTGGGGGCATGGATGCTGCTGTATTCCATCTCGCGGCCGCTCATGCGCCTGACCGACCAGGCCCGCCGGGTGGCTGCGCACGATTTTTCGGCCCCGCCGGACCTGCCCGCCATGAAGGCCGACGACGAGATCGGCGACCTTTCCCGCGCCATGCACACCATGTCCCGCGACCTGGCCGGGCTGGTGGAGGGGCTGGAGGATTCCGTGCGCCAGGCCACGGCGGAACTGGGCGGCGCGCTGGAACAGCTTTCCACCATCGTGGCGGGCATGGCCGACGGCCTGCTGGTCACCGATCCGCAGGGCCTGGTGCTGCGCAGCAACGCGGCCCTGTGCGAGATGTTCGGCCTGGACGCAGACCCCGACGGCAGGTCGGTGTGCGAGGTGTTCGGCTTCGTGGCGCCCGCCGTGCGGATGGCGGGGGACGGCATCCACGAATTTGCCTTCGAGACGGAAGACGGCGAGGACATCATGCCCGAGGCCGTGGCGCGGGACAATACGGCGCTGCTGGCCTTCCTGGACGGGGCGGACGTGCCCGGCCAGCCCATGACCGGCGTGTCCTGCACGTTGCCCGGACCGGCTGTGGCGTTGGCCGCAGAACCAGTCACCGGACCAGATCGGGGCCTGCCGCAGGGCGCGCCATGCCCGTCGGGTACCGGCACGGCCCTGCGCTCGGGCGAGGTAGCCGCCGTGCGGCGCGACGGCACACCCTGCTGGGTGGAGCTTTCGCTGGTGCGGCGACAGGTGATGGGCACCACCTACGGCATCTGTCTGGTGCGCGACGTGACCGAGCGCCGCCGCGCCCAGAACGCGTTGCACCGCGCCCACGGCATGCTGGAGCGCAAGGTGCGCGAGCGCACCCGCGAACTGAGCCGCGCCAATGCCCAGCTGATGCTGGAAAACGCCGAGCGACGCACCGTGGAGCAGGCCCTGCGCCGGGCAGAGGCGCGCTTCCGGGGCATTTTCGAGCATGCCCTGGAAGGCATCTTCCAGAGCACGCCGGAGGGGCGCTTTCTGAGCGTCAACCCGGCCATGGCCCGCATTCTGGGCTACGAAGGGGTGCAGGAACTGCTGGAGGGCGTGGAATCCATCGGGGACGGGGTCTACGCGGACCCGGCCCGGCGCGACGAGTTCGTTGCCCGCATGGAGGAGCATGGCCAGGTCAACGCCTTCGAGTTCAGGGGGCGGCGCAAGGGGGGCGACCTGATCTGGCTGTCGGTGAATGCCCGGCGGGTGCCGGGGGCCGACGGGGCCACCATGTACTACGAGGGCTTTCTCGAAGACGTCACCATGGGCCACGAAAGCCGCGAGCGGCTGGAACATCAGGCCTTCCACGACCCGCTCACCGGGCTGCCCAACCGCGTGCTGTTCCACGACCGGCTGCAAATGGCCCTGAAGCGCGCCGCGCGCCGCCGCAACTACACCTTTGCCATGCTGTACCTGGACCTTGACCGGTTCAAGGTCATCAACGACAGCCTTGGTCACGACGTGGGCGACGCATTGCTGAAGGTGGTGTCCGCCAAGCTGCGCGAATGCGTGCGCGACGTGGATACCGTGGCCCGCTTCGGCGGCGACGAGTTCGGCGTGCTGCTGGAGGAAACCCCCACGCGCGGCACGGCGGTGCGCGTGGCCCGGCGCATCCGGGCGCACCTAGCGGAGCCGGTGCGCATCGGCCCGCACGAGGTGTTCACCACGGCCAGCATCGGCATCGTGCTGCGCACCGACCAGTACTCCACGCCGGAAGAACTGGTGCGCGACGCGGACACCGCCATGTACCGCGCGAAAGAGCAGGGCCAGTCGCGCTTCAAGGTGTTCAACAAGCGCATGCGCGAAGAAGCGCTGCGCCTGCTGACCATAGAAACAGACCTGCGCCGCGCCGTGGAGCGGCAGGAAATGCGCCTGCACTACCAGCCCGTGGTGGCGCTGGAAGACGGCGGCCTGCACGGGGTGGAGGCGCTGCTGCGCTGGACGCGCACCGAAGGGGGCGACATCTCGCCCGCCGAGTTCGTGCCCGTGGCCGAGGACACCGGGCTCATCACCTCCATCGGGGCTTTCGCGCTGGAAGAGGTGTGCCTGCAACTGCGCCGCTGGAACGAGGCGGGACTGCCGCCGCCGGGCGTGGTGCACGTGAACATTTCCGGTCGCCAGTTCATGCAGCCGGGCCTGCCCCACGCCGTGGAGATGCTGCTGGAACGCACCGGCACCGACCCGCGCTCGCTGCGCTTCGAGGTGACCGAAAGCGTGCTGATGCGCCACGGCAGCCAGGCCATCACGGTCATGGCCCAACTGCGCGATCTGGGCATCCGGCTGTGCCTGGACGACTTCGGCACCGGCTATTCCTCGCTGGGCTACCTGAAGCGGCTGCCGGTGGATTCCATCAAGATCGACCGCAGCTTCGTGGCCGGTCTGGAGCATGACCGCGACGGGCAGGCCATCGTGCGCTCCATCGTTTCGCTGGGGCTGCACCTGGGGCTGGAGATCGTGGCCGAAGGGGTGGAAACGCCCACTCAGGCGGAAATGCTGGCTTCGCTGGGTTGCCGGTATGCCCAGGGCTTTCTGTACGCGCCGCCGGTTTCGGCGGACGATCTTGCCGCCATGCTGGACGCAACGCCGTTTACGTCCACCGGGGGTGGTGTTTTCGTGGGTGGTTCGGTATAGCATGACACGCCGCGCCTGCCCGCGCCGCCCGAAAAGGGTGGCGTGCCGCGTGTCCCGTCGTGCGTGCTTCACTTCGTCGAACCGGAACCCCCATGCGTTTGCGCTCCCTGCCTATCATCCTGTGCCTTGTGCTGCTTGCCGTGGGCGGCGGCTACGCGGCGTTGCGCCACCTGGTGGATTCCGATGCGGCGGCGCGCCAGCTGGGCGAATCGCTCACCGCGCTCACCGGGCACGCCAGCCGGGTGCAGGGCGGGGTGCGGGTGGTCTTCGATCCCGACCCCACGGTTGTGGCCCGCGACGTGATCGTGGACCAGGCAGCCCCCTTTGCCGGGCAGGAGCCGTTGCTGCGGGTGGCCGAGGCACGGTTCAACCTGCGCCTTGCGCCGCTGTTTTCGGGCCGGGTGGAGGTGCGCGGCGTGGAAGTGGCCCGCCCGCAACTGGTGCTGCTGGCCGATGGCGAAGGCCGCAACGGCTGGGACGGGCTGCTTGGGCGACTGGGAGGGAGCGCCGACACGTCGTCACCCGCGCCCCTTTCGCCCGCTGATTCCTCCGCCGCGTCTTCCGCCTCTCCCGCCTTCCCCGACGCTTCTGTCAGCCCCGTGGATGCCACTGCTGCGCCCACGGCGGCGCCTACTGCTGCGCCTACTGCTGCGCCCACTGCTGCGCGGGAAGAACCCCGCATGGAAGCTCCGTCCCCGTCATCGGACATCTCCTGGTTCACGCCGCAGGTTGCGCTGACCGGCACCGCCACGTTGCGCATCGACGATGCAGATATGCAGTGGCGCAACACGGTCAGCGGTGCGCAACTCCATGTGCGGGGCGTGGATGTCGATCTGGTGGCCAGCAAGGGGCGTCTGGCAGAGGCCGCGCTGCGGCACGGCAGCCTGGAGTGGCGCACCGGGCCGCAGGCACGGCCCGCCATGCTGCGCGACCTTGACGTGTCGTTCACCACGCCCGGTGGCGGGTGGAGGGCGCTGCGCGACCTGTTGCAGGGGGCGCTGGACGTGATGCCCCACCGCGAGGGCGCTGGCCAGAAGAACCCCGCCAGCCAGGAGAGCCTGGCCAATCAGGACCGTCAGGCCAGTCTGGAACGTCAGGCAGGACAGGGTCCCCTCGCCGGGCCGGGCAGTGCCGCAGTCAGGGGGGCTGGCGGTGGGGCGGGCGTGTTGCGCATGTCCTGCACATATGACGTGGCGCCGGGCGTCACCGGTTCGCTGGGATTGGAGGCGGCTGTTTCCCATGCCACGCCGGACACTGCGATTCCGGGCATGGCCGGGCTGCTGCCCGCAGGGGCCCAGGGCACGGCGCGTGCGCGCGGCCACATGCCGCTGGGTGGGCAGGCCGTGCCCTTCGAACTGGTGGTGCCCTTCGATGCGCGACGCGGCGCGGATCCGCGCATTACCGGCGCACGCCTGCAACTGGAGCAGGACGCCCTGGAAGTGACCGCCAGCCTGAGCGGACTGGGCACTGCCGCCGCGACGGCGCGGGGCACGGCAACGGTGCGGCGGCTCAGCCTGCCGCGCTGGTTCGGTTTTGCGCGCGATCTGCCCGTGGGCTTGCAGCACGCGCTGGACGCTCTTTCCGGCCATCTGGAATTTTCGCTGGACCGGCACGGGCTGCGCGTGCCCGTGCTGCAAGCCGATGTGCTGGGCATGCCCGTGCACGGCTCGGGCGGGGTGGCCGATTTCGCCGCGCCGGTCATCGCCATAGACGTGGCCGGGGCGGACATCGACGTGAACAGGGTGATGCCCGAACTGGCCGGGGCCGACCCGCATCCGTTGGTCCATGCCGGGCCGCCCGCCGTGGAGGCGGCCCACGGGACGCAGGGGGCGGCGCCACAGGGCGGGGCCATTCCGTCGGACGAGATTCCGGACGTGGGCTACGACATCCGCGTGCGGGCGGAAAAGGCGCACGGCTGGAAGTTCGACGTGGGCGGGCTGGCCTTCCGCTGCTCCCCCTCGCGCGAGGGCACGCTGCTGGAATTCACCGCCGCCTCGTTCTACGGCGGCACGGCAAAGGCCCTGCTGGACATCGTGGACGACTACCGCCTGCAATTCACCGCCGCCGACGTGGCCCTGGCGCGCCCGGCGGCCATCGTCAGCGGGCGCGAATCCGCCGCGGGAAAGCTGGCGCTCAAGGCCGCGCTGCGCGGGCAGGGCCACAGCCTGGGGGCCGTGGCCGCCTCCATGCGGGGCACGCTGGATGCACGCATCGACGATGGTTTCCTGCTGGTGTGGCGCAACGGCGCGCTGGAGCGGCAGCCGTTCACCCGGTTCGACCTGCGGGGGGAAGCCACCGGCCAGGGCCTGCCGGGCGGCAAGGTGCCCCCCAGGCCTCCGGCGCGCCTGCCGTGGACCGGGGTCTGGCGGGCGGCCATGCGCACCCCCAGCGGCACGGAATGGGAAGCCACGGCCAACGGGCCGTTGCTGTTCGATACGGCCACCGGCCTGCCCGTGGCCGCCGACCTGTTGCCCGCCACGTTGCGCCTTGCGTTGCCGCCCGCGCTGACCGACCTTGACCGCACGGTGGAGGCGCGTTTCACCGGCCCGGTCCGTTTCGATTTCGACGCGGGCTCCCTGAGCGCCGACCGGCTGGAGGCGGAATCGCTGGGCGCACGGGGCAGCCTGTCCCTCAGCGCCACCGGCATGAACAAGGTTGCCACCTGGGCGGGCACCCTGTCCGCCCGTTTCGCGGACCCGCGCGCCACCCTGCGAGGGCTGGGCCTTGCGCCATGGAAGATGAGTGACGGCGCGTTGCGCACGGCGGACCTGTCGGCGGGCTTTCACCAGTCCGGCAACACCTTCGATCTGACCAACGTCCGGCTGGTGCTGGACGGCCAGCCCGTGGCGGGCACCGTTTCGCGCATTTCCGGCCAGCGCCCCCTGTGGAGGTTCAGCCTGCACGCCGACGCCTTCGACGCGGACCGCTATCTGGCCCCCCGCACGCCGGACCCCGTCCCCGGCGAGCCGGAGCCCGCGCCTTCCAACGAGCCGCTGCACCATGCGTGGCTGCGTTCGTTCGATGCCGACGGGCGGGTGTCTGTGGGGCGCGGCACCTTCAAGCAATTGCGCTTCGACGGCTTTACCGCGCCCATCCTGCTGCGCGACGGGCAACTGGAAGTGGGGCCCATCGCCTCCGGCTTCTACGGCGGCACGCTGGGCGGCAGCATCCGCGCCACGTCGGGCGATGCGCTGGTCACGCGCCTTGTGCTGGACGCGCGCGACTTCGAGTTGGAGCCGGTGGGGCTGCGCTTCGCGGGCAAGGACTACGTGGGCGGCAAGACCTTGCTGGTGCTGGATGTGCAAGGCCCCCTGCGCACCGAACTGGACATGCCCGCCGCCCTTTCCGGCACCTGGGCCTTCGAGGTGCGCGACGGCTTCTACAGCACGCGCGGCAAGTCCAGCACGCCGGAACAGTCCAGGACCCCGTTCTCGGAGGCGCGCGCCAGCGGCTACATGCGCACCGGGGTGCTGCACAACGAGGACTTCACCCTGAACAGCCTGCTGCTGACCATGGTGGGCCGGGGCTGGGTGGACCTTGCGAAAAAACGCATCGATTACACCACGGACGTTTCAGTGGTACGGGTGCCCACCTTTCCCATCCGCTTCCACGGCGACCTGCGCAAGCCGGAAACCAGCGTGCGCCAGACCGGCATCGTCACAGGCACCCTGGGTAACCTGGGCAGCACCGTGTTCGACCTGCTGGGCGGGGTTATCGGCATGCCGCTGCGGGTGCTGGAGGGCTTGCAGGACGCGGCGCGCGGCAACGGCACGACGCCCGGCGGGCAACAGCCCCGGCAGCAATCGGGGCAATAGCCCGGCGGATGACCGAAGGGGCGACCGGGCCAAGGGTGCTGGCCCTGCGGGCAGCCGTCAGCCGGATACCGCCGGGGCGCCAGCCGGTTCCGTCGTGTCGCAAAAGCCTTCCCCTGCTTCGCAGGGACAGGCGCAGGCCCGGCTTTCCGCTTGTCCTTCCTCTCCGGCTTCTTCCTTTGCGTTTTCTGCGTCCCCCGTGACCGTCCCCCATCCTTCCGCCGTTGCACACGTACAATGAGGTTGCGCGTTTTTTTACCGTGTGCAATTTTATGCACAGACAGGCGCATGTTTGTGTTGTTTGTGCAATGCTGTTTGCGTAACTGTCTGGAATCACGTTGTGCATGAGTTGGCACGAGGTTTTCATGCCAGCCTCCCGCGCCCGGCTTCTTGTGCAGCAGGGTGCGCGCATCCCCACGGATTTTCCAAGGACGTTTCATGGATATAGCCGACAAGAACACCG
This genomic window from Nitratidesulfovibrio sp. SRB-5 contains:
- the thiC gene encoding phosphomethylpyrimidine synthase ThiC, encoding MSILTRNTALAGVLDTHLAALAADEGLAPQTIRDGIEGGTMVLLGNPSHPSLRPLLVGQPSRVKVNANIGTSPLCNNPDREIEKLAAALAAGADTVMDLSIAGDLLAIRKGMLAACPLPLGTVPLYSVAQKYLDKGKDPAGMDPEELFAEIEMQAEQGVDFMTVHCGLTRRGAEWATEGGRVLGIVSRGGSILARWMRKNGKENPLLEQYDRILEIARRHNVTLSLGDGLRPGAGADAGDAAQWEEVMMLGRLAKAGLAEGVQCMIEGPGHVPMHEVEAQIVGIKKLTNNAPLYVLGPLTIDSSPGYDHIAGAIGGAIGVRAGVDFLCYLTPAEHLTLPTIEDVKAGVMASRIAAQAGEVALGRRHALEREAGMSQARMALDWDGMKRCALDPEMVDARRGEHRNEEECAMCGKFCAVKMLRDDPQGTL
- a CDS encoding D-2-hydroxyacid dehydrogenase, with the translated sequence MRIVVLDGYTLNPGDNPWDAVAALGELTVHDRTPREAIRERAAGAHMVLTNKTPLDADTIAALPDLAYIGVLATGYDVVDIRAAAARSIPVCNVPGYGTEAVAQHVFAFLLELCRRIARHDASVKVGNWSANKDWCFWETTQIELTGKTMGIVGFGNMGKRVGQIANAFGMKVLAYSPNTRTMPGYEPFAYVSLDELFARSDVVTLHCPLTDATRGMVNRVRLASMKQGAILINTARGPLLDEAAVAAALNDNHLGGLGVDVVAVEPIRPDNPLLTAKNCLITPHLAWATLTARQTLMRVTAGNIRAFLAGAPTNVVKAPTV
- a CDS encoding ABC transporter substrate-binding protein, giving the protein MAQDSRSAGVPATAAAPFASTGETEVPASVPSGVPSGSHPPRSTDASPADAKPPADSPAGGELAPGEPVRLGMSAPFSGPGVSLGREFHRGAASCLARVNAAGGVHGRRVEIVAMDDGYDPDRTVRNVIRLIEEERVFALFGLVGTPTVTRVLPLLGGHPERTVPLLFPFTGARPLSLPRHEGLVFRLRASYDAEFSELVDRLHEAGCTRIAVFYQADAYGREGWADLRDALARRRLPLAAEASYPRGSGSDADFTEQAGLILQGTPDAVVCVGTDATCAAFIRDLRDFPAARGAKQQAGQPSPQLSGEDGPVIPVAMPSFVDSRQLVEQLVAMGRSARRDYTHDLVLTEVVSPWTGSLPAAMDYRRDFKEMADAPDVLDIPGNDAAPSSAPGEVSFEGYLAARLLVRALERMGPHPSSAGLHEALAGLDGHDLGVGQPYRYTPTEQGLGLVRFATVRGGVPVDLRDFSEWRR
- a CDS encoding EAL domain-containing protein; this translates as MRRSRLFGRTLRGLIVLFGVYAAVTSIYSGWTLHTLLTREYESKALAIARAIAGADLESLIGRDVTTVQSRIDQFLGIDGVSYVLVADGRGETVAHTFVPVVPEPVRELVASLAGARMNEVTVLRDRLSLPRTQNGAAGGGGREVMHVTMPVFAGVGGFVHIGMDRGRISDYIDGAILRQQGLGLAFFATCVVGAWMLLYSISRPLMRLTDQARRVAAHDFSAPPDLPAMKADDEIGDLSRAMHTMSRDLAGLVEGLEDSVRQATAELGGALEQLSTIVAGMADGLLVTDPQGLVLRSNAALCEMFGLDADPDGRSVCEVFGFVAPAVRMAGDGIHEFAFETEDGEDIMPEAVARDNTALLAFLDGADVPGQPMTGVSCTLPGPAVALAAEPVTGPDRGLPQGAPCPSGTGTALRSGEVAAVRRDGTPCWVELSLVRRQVMGTTYGICLVRDVTERRRAQNALHRAHGMLERKVRERTRELSRANAQLMLENAERRTVEQALRRAEARFRGIFEHALEGIFQSTPEGRFLSVNPAMARILGYEGVQELLEGVESIGDGVYADPARRDEFVARMEEHGQVNAFEFRGRRKGGDLIWLSVNARRVPGADGATMYYEGFLEDVTMGHESRERLEHQAFHDPLTGLPNRVLFHDRLQMALKRAARRRNYTFAMLYLDLDRFKVINDSLGHDVGDALLKVVSAKLRECVRDVDTVARFGGDEFGVLLEETPTRGTAVRVARRIRAHLAEPVRIGPHEVFTTASIGIVLRTDQYSTPEELVRDADTAMYRAKEQGQSRFKVFNKRMREEALRLLTIETDLRRAVERQEMRLHYQPVVALEDGGLHGVEALLRWTRTEGGDISPAEFVPVAEDTGLITSIGAFALEEVCLQLRRWNEAGLPPPGVVHVNISGRQFMQPGLPHAVEMLLERTGTDPRSLRFEVTESVLMRHGSQAITVMAQLRDLGIRLCLDDFGTGYSSLGYLKRLPVDSIKIDRSFVAGLEHDRDGQAIVRSIVSLGLHLGLEIVAEGVETPTQAEMLASLGCRYAQGFLYAPPVSADDLAAMLDATPFTSTGGGVFVGGSV
- a CDS encoding AsmA-like C-terminal region-containing protein, whose product is MRLRSLPIILCLVLLAVGGGYAALRHLVDSDAAARQLGESLTALTGHASRVQGGVRVVFDPDPTVVARDVIVDQAAPFAGQEPLLRVAEARFNLRLAPLFSGRVEVRGVEVARPQLVLLADGEGRNGWDGLLGRLGGSADTSSPAPLSPADSSAASSASPAFPDASVSPVDATAAPTAAPTAAPTAAPTAAREEPRMEAPSPSSDISWFTPQVALTGTATLRIDDADMQWRNTVSGAQLHVRGVDVDLVASKGRLAEAALRHGSLEWRTGPQARPAMLRDLDVSFTTPGGGWRALRDLLQGALDVMPHREGAGQKNPASQESLANQDRQASLERQAGQGPLAGPGSAAVRGAGGGAGVLRMSCTYDVAPGVTGSLGLEAAVSHATPDTAIPGMAGLLPAGAQGTARARGHMPLGGQAVPFELVVPFDARRGADPRITGARLQLEQDALEVTASLSGLGTAAATARGTATVRRLSLPRWFGFARDLPVGLQHALDALSGHLEFSLDRHGLRVPVLQADVLGMPVHGSGGVADFAAPVIAIDVAGADIDVNRVMPELAGADPHPLVHAGPPAVEAAHGTQGAAPQGGAIPSDEIPDVGYDIRVRAEKAHGWKFDVGGLAFRCSPSREGTLLEFTAASFYGGTAKALLDIVDDYRLQFTAADVALARPAAIVSGRESAAGKLALKAALRGQGHSLGAVAASMRGTLDARIDDGFLLVWRNGALERQPFTRFDLRGEATGQGLPGGKVPPRPPARLPWTGVWRAAMRTPSGTEWEATANGPLLFDTATGLPVAADLLPATLRLALPPALTDLDRTVEARFTGPVRFDFDAGSLSADRLEAESLGARGSLSLSATGMNKVATWAGTLSARFADPRATLRGLGLAPWKMSDGALRTADLSAGFHQSGNTFDLTNVRLVLDGQPVAGTVSRISGQRPLWRFSLHADAFDADRYLAPRTPDPVPGEPEPAPSNEPLHHAWLRSFDADGRVSVGRGTFKQLRFDGFTAPILLRDGQLEVGPIASGFYGGTLGGSIRATSGDALVTRLVLDARDFELEPVGLRFAGKDYVGGKTLLVLDVQGPLRTELDMPAALSGTWAFEVRDGFYSTRGKSSTPEQSRTPFSEARASGYMRTGVLHNEDFTLNSLLLTMVGRGWVDLAKKRIDYTTDVSVVRVPTFPIRFHGDLRKPETSVRQTGIVTGTLGNLGSTVFDLLGGVIGMPLRVLEGLQDAARGNGTTPGGQQPRQQSGQ